Within uncultured Roseibium sp., the genomic segment GGAATGCAGACAGGGGTTTACCACCGGAAACAAGGAGATTCTTTCATGGGTTCCTGCTGCGGACATGATCATTCGGCGACATTCAACGGCGTCTCGGCCGATTACAAGCGCCGGCTCTGGCTCGTCATCGCGCTCAATGGCGGCATGTTTCTGGTGGAGATGATCGCCGGTCAAGCGGCCGGCTCCAAGGCGCTTCAGGCCGATGCGCTCGATTTCTTCGGCGATGCGGTTACCTACGGCATGTCTCTCGCGGTGATCGGCGCCTCCCTGAAAATCCGTTCCACGGCAGCCCTTCTGAAGGGCCTGAGCCTGTTGCTGATGGGGCTCTGGGTTGGCGGGTCGACGGTCTATCAGGTGCTGGTCGTCGGTATGCCGCAGGCGAGCGTCATGGGGGCGGTCGGCTTCCTCGCCCTGC encodes:
- a CDS encoding cation transporter, translated to MGSCCGHDHSATFNGVSADYKRRLWLVIALNGGMFLVEMIAGQAAGSKALQADALDFFGDAVTYGMSLAVIGASLKIRSTAALLKGLSLLLMGLWVGGSTVYQVLVVGMPQASVMGAVGFLALLVNLSSVLLLVRYKDGDANVRSVWLCSRNDAIGNVAVMLAALGVWGTATAWPDLIVAGLMATLFLNSAVQILAQALREFRQGHPHAL